Genomic DNA from Mycobacteroides chelonae CCUG 47445:
TTGTCGATCGCCGACTCAAGCGGTACTCGCACCAACTCCTGGATCGATTGTGAAACAGGTCCAGTGCGCAGATACTGGTTGTCAATTTCAATCGGCGAAGTTATCGCACCTTGGATGGGCACACGCTGTAGCTGGTTTACATCCTCACGAATACGTACAGACAACCTTCGATAGTCGTCCTCGCTCGGCGTCGTGTCACTCATAGCAAGATCATGCTCTCTGGCAGTCGCGTCGCAGGCCCTAAACGCTCAAAGAGATCAACGCAGCACCCGACTCGCTCTAGCATCCAACGCTATGACGATCACGGCTGCTCGGCAGCAGAATGCGGTATCAGGGGGCGTCGCGTTGGGCCTCTGGACGCTGCACCACCACGAACTCCCCAACGAAAAACAGCGGATCGACCTGGCATTCAAAGACGTGTGGCAAGACTGGCCCGCACAGTACCGCGACCAGTTCCCTCGTGTCAGCGCCGACCTTCGCGCCGAAGTTGATGGCAGCTACGTGATGACGCGCGCCGACAAAGGGCAGAAGACTGCAGGGCTCTTCTTCTGGGAGTTTACGGGTCCTTCTTTCACGATCAGATGTCGCAGCGAAGACTGGGACTGTGACGCCCCTGGCGACATTGCGCGCGCAGTCGAAAGCCTCGACGGCGGCGTATCGATCGCCGGATGGAAGTCCCTTGCGCAAGCATTCCTCAACCGCTTCTACCGAACTCCGGGACAAGTCACGCGGTAGTTGCTCTTGGTGGAAAATGTCGAATGTAAACGTGCCGTATGCCGCGAGGCGGCGCTGAGGGGTGGAGGAGGGGCAGCCCGGTGGTCGCCCAAGCTCGGTTGAAACGCAATGCTGCGACCAGCGGACGGTACGTGTTGTCGATGCAACGATCGGCGGCATGACTGATCAAGTGATTGTTGTTCTAGAGCCTCAAGGGCCCGGTGTGTGGTCGTTGGAAAGGGCCTGGAGGATTGCCGGTCGCCTCGGTGGCCGCACAACTGTCGACCTCACCGAGAGCGGCCCGGTTTTCACACTCAGCGGCGAATACGGACTTATCAAGCCGCTCCTGACAGAGCTGTGTGACAAAGGCATTGCTCCCGGCCCCGGCCAAACTGTGAAGCTCAAGAGTTCGCATTCCTATGGCTCTGTGGACGCCGTCCTGATCATCAAACGGTGCACAATCATGCCGACGAGCAACACACCACCAGTGAGCACGTCAGCGTCGTCACCTTCTGGCTCGGATGAACTCCTGAAAGCCCTCGATGTGGCAGCGAAGTTGGCGACCCTGACTATGCAGTCATTCGATTCATAGAGTTACGGCCAAGGCGATGGTCAACCCCGAAGAACCATGAACGCCGATCGGTGCCGTTCCCCAAGTTCCTGACCGAAGATCTGGCGGCCCGGATGGAAGGCAAGGGCCGCGACGATCTGGTGTTCGCCGCGCCAGAGGGCGGGGTGCTGCGCATAGCGACCTTCCGAACGCGGGTGTTCAACAAGGCCGTGGACAGACTGCGGGGCCTGGACGGCGACCGCAACCCGACGACCGACTGGCCGCGCCCCACGATGCACGACCTACGGCACACCGCCGCGTCTCTGGCCATCTCGGCCGGTGCGAACGTGAAGGCCGTACAGACCATGCTCGGACACAAATCTGCGGCCCTCACACTCGACACCTATGCCGACCTATTCCCCGACGATTTAGAGGCGGTCGCGGACGCTTTGGACGCTGCCGTGCGGGCCATCCGCGAATCTGCTGCGGGCTAACTGCGGGCCACGGGGCGATATCAGCTCCTGATGCAAGAAGGCCCTGACCGGGGATTCCTGGTCAGGGCCTTACTTCTAGCGTCGGGGTGGCGGGATTCGAACCCACGACCTCTTCGTCCCGAACGAAGCGCGCTACCAAGCTGCGCCACACCCCGCTTTGAAGCCAGGCAAGGGTATCGCATCGAGGGCTTCGGTCGCGAATGCGTTGACTCGCGTGCACCCAAACCGGATGTGACGTGCCCTTATCGTCCCGGGGCCTAACCCCACCGGCCGGTGTTCTCGAACTCGGCCAGACGCTCCGTCGAGGCCAGCAGATGGAATCCCTGCTCGGCGACCCAGGCGTCATCGAAGTAGGTGTCGGCATACCGGTCACCGGTGTCGGCCAACAGTGTCACCACCGACCCGGGGACACCGTCCCGCACCATTTCCGAGATCACCCGGAACGCGCCGGACAGGTTGGTTCCCGTTGACGCACCCACCCGACGGCCTAGCACGGTGCTGGCATGCCGCGTGAGCGCCACCGACTCCTCGTCGGGTATCTGCTCCATACGGTCCACCACGGTGGGCAGGAATGACGGCTCGACGCGAGGACGTCCGATGCCCTCGATACGCGATGAAATCCCGGTCACCACATCATGTCCGGCG
This window encodes:
- a CDS encoding tyrosine-type recombinase/integrase, with protein sequence MPFPKFLTEDLAARMEGKGRDDLVFAAPEGGVLRIATFRTRVFNKAVDRLRGLDGDRNPTTDWPRPTMHDLRHTAASLAISAGANVKAVQTMLGHKSAALTLDTYADLFPDDLEAVADALDAAVRAIRESAAG